A single genomic interval of Juglans regia cultivar Chandler chromosome 1, Walnut 2.0, whole genome shotgun sequence harbors:
- the LOC109003409 gene encoding RNA-binding protein 25, with protein MTIDDESSIYVGGLPYDATEESIRRVFDLYGSVVAVKIINDHSTRGKCYGFVTFTNPRSAVDAINDMNGRTIDGRVIKVNGVRSRGGRPNFDRESFQRKVERGTDWDRGRDQERGYDRERNRYRDRNSDWSRERDRSRDHVRERERGYDHARIHDGVRDPFLTRDRDEDGDMVDNGQEHSRNHDEDWERDRDLDLEREWDRTNERDKSVDNDKDQHSNRQNGFDVNGSHGREISPESIDDYDDQEKEEFERLTQRIDELRKEISEMEERVEEKQKLIMDLQIESKKLEDELIASKKHTSYNQMQLTKMYKCFRLVKDYSERLKSSEQELQALVDTAKLETDADDVGLRDGNA; from the exons ATGACGATCGACGACGAAAGCTCGATATATGTGGGCGGGCTTCCGTACGACGCCACCGAGGAGAGCATTCGCAGAGTCTTCGATTTGTACGGTTCCGTCGTCGCCGTTAAG ATTATTAATGACCATAGTACTCGAGGAAAATGCTATGGCTTTGTTACTTTTACAAATCCTCGATCAGCAGTTGATGCCATCAATGACATGAATGGCAGG ACTATTGATGGGCGAGTTATTAAAGTAAATGGAGTGCGAAGTCGGGGTGGAAGACCGAACTTTGATAGAGAAAGCTTTCAACGTAAAGTTGAGAGGGGCACCGACTGGGATAGAGGTAGAGATCAAGAAAGAGGTTATGATCGGGAGAGGAATCGGTATCGGGATCGAAACAGTGATTGGTCTAGAGAGCGTGATCGATCTCGTGATCATGTTCGAGAGAGGGAAAGAGGATATGACCATGCACGTATTCATGATGGAGTAAGGGATCCTTTCCTTACTAGAGATAGAGATGAAGATGGAGACATGGTGGACAATGGGCAAGAGCATAGCAGGAACCATGACGAGGATTGGGAAAGAGACCGTGATTTGGATCTGGAAAGGGAGTGGGACAGGACCAATGAGCGTGATAAAAGTGTCGACAATGATAAAGATCAACATTCAAATAGACAGAATGG TTTTGATGTTAATGGGAGTCATGGTAGGGAAATTTCACCTGAATCGATTGATGATTATGATGATCAG GAAAAAGAAGAATTCGAGAGATTAACTCAAAGGATTGATGAACTCAGAAAGGAG ATttcggagatggaggagagggtagaagagaaacaaaaacTTATTATGGATTTACAGATAGAATCTAAG AAATTGGAGGATGAGTTGATTGCTTCAAAGAAACACACTTCATACAATCAGATGCAGTTAACCAAG ATGTATAAATGTTTTCGGCTAGTGAAAGACTACTCTGAACGACTTAAAAGCTCTGAACAAGAACTCCAG GCTCTTGTTGATACAGCAAAGCTGGAAACTGATGCTGATGATGTTGGCTTGAGGGATGGCAATGCGTAA